The proteins below are encoded in one region of Chitinophagales bacterium:
- the rsmG gene encoding 16S rRNA (guanine(527)-N(7))-methyltransferase RsmG: protein MQLEHYFPNLSAEQLQQFSKLPEVYADWNSKINVISRKDMECFMEHHVLHSLAIAKYVQFRDGSKIMDLGTGGGFPGIPLAIMFPNCRFHLVDSIGKKLKVVQAVAEEVGLKNIFTFHSRAEEMNYQYDFVVSRAVAPAKDLLKWTGKKYLSKKLNAVPNGLICLKGGNLDEELSGVKVLQKIALTDWFASPHFQEKYLIHIKGKEY, encoded by the coding sequence ATGCAGTTGGAACACTATTTCCCTAATTTATCTGCCGAGCAATTACAGCAGTTTAGCAAGTTGCCCGAGGTTTATGCCGATTGGAATTCAAAAATAAATGTGATTTCTAGGAAAGACATGGAGTGCTTTATGGAGCACCATGTGCTGCATTCATTAGCTATTGCAAAGTATGTACAGTTTAGAGATGGTTCCAAAATTATGGATTTAGGAACCGGAGGCGGTTTTCCCGGAATTCCACTTGCTATAATGTTTCCCAATTGCAGATTTCACTTGGTAGATTCTATTGGAAAGAAACTAAAGGTTGTGCAGGCTGTTGCAGAAGAGGTTGGCTTAAAGAATATTTTTACCTTCCATAGCCGAGCCGAAGAAATGAATTACCAGTACGATTTTGTAGTAAGCCGTGCAGTAGCGCCTGCAAAAGATTTGTTGAAGTGGACAGGAAAAAAATATCTCTCCAAAAAATTAAATGCGGTACCCAACGGACTTATTTGCCTAAAGGGAGGTAATTTGGATGAAGAACTTTCGGGTGTAAAAGTATTGCAGAAAATAGCACTTACAGATTGGTTTGCTTCTCCGCATTTTCAAGAGAAATACTTGATACACATAAAAGGGAAGGAGTATTGA
- a CDS encoding ATPase, translated as MARKKYTLEYIVRSSPAILFEFVTEPSALAQWFADYCDAQEDDYIFGWTGQYEKAELLEIEDDEFVKYRWLKSPEDEYFSFKVYKSEISFETVLEITDFAEQKEIKDATTLWDKQIEDLKHAIGAA; from the coding sequence ATGGCGCGCAAAAAATATACTTTAGAATACATTGTTCGTTCCTCTCCGGCTATTCTTTTTGAATTTGTAACCGAGCCTTCTGCGCTTGCACAATGGTTTGCAGACTATTGCGATGCACAAGAAGACGATTATATTTTTGGCTGGACCGGCCAATACGAAAAAGCCGAATTGCTGGAAATTGAAGACGATGAATTTGTGAAATACCGCTGGTTGAAATCTCCGGAAGATGAGTACTTTTCTTTTAAAGTGTACAAGAGCGAAATTAGTTTCGAAACTGTTTTAGAGATTACCGATTTTGCTGAGCAAAAAGAGATAAAGGATGCTACCACTTTGTGGGATAAGCAAATAGAAGATTTAAAACACGCCATTGGAGCTGCCTAA
- a CDS encoding DUF4442 domain-containing protein, whose protein sequence is METTTIHPQVQQYQANQLKVDADFIKTVKNPILFRLFLLQKLPMGFLAGLKVKSLSSEACEITVPYKWLNKNPFRSTYFAVLAMAAEMSSGMLSMMGTYKSKPSVAVLVTGIEAEFVKKATGITTFSCHEGKRIRETIEESIASGEGKTCTTISKGISADGTVEAVFKVTWSFKARKS, encoded by the coding sequence ATGGAAACAACAACCATTCATCCTCAAGTACAGCAATATCAAGCCAATCAGCTCAAAGTTGATGCCGATTTTATTAAAACTGTGAAGAATCCCATCCTATTCAGATTGTTCCTTTTGCAAAAATTGCCCATGGGTTTTTTAGCAGGATTGAAAGTAAAATCGCTATCGAGCGAAGCCTGCGAAATTACAGTGCCATACAAATGGTTGAATAAAAATCCGTTTCGCAGCACCTACTTTGCAGTATTGGCAATGGCAGCCGAAATGAGCAGCGGCATGTTGAGTATGATGGGGACTTATAAATCGAAGCCATCGGTAGCAGTTTTAGTAACCGGAATTGAAGCCGAGTTTGTAAAAAAGGCAACCGGCATAACTACATTCTCTTGCCACGAGGGAAAACGAATACGCGAAACCATAGAAGAATCCATTGCTTCGGGCGAAGGAAAAACCTGCACTACTATTTCCAAAGGCATTTCTGCCGATGGAACCGTAGAGGCAGTTTTTAAAGTTACATGGAGTTTTAAAGCACGCAAAAGCTAA
- a CDS encoding TonB-dependent receptor yields the protein MTLQAAPSKCAAGQSNTLEDSSAVLKTLELSEVVVCDQSHSNENTQSANFYKANKLATTEDVLARMMGVSLIKRGAYGLEPVLRAYSAGQINVTINGMRIYGACTDKMDPATIYIEPNNLQTIHATHGASGSKTGASIGGALDMEMKQAAFSHCRKIYTNATSSYSSINNAFNVAAAVNLSFEKVALRVNGTYRKAFNYRAGGGSLVKHSAYEKVNFGTSVAFRLPKQHKIILDYVGDIGWNIGYPSLTMDAGKAIANIASVSHVWVSSNLVVRNIESKVYFNHIYHAMDDTQREDTLMHMDMPGWSYTAGWFSEANLQTSSRNKIKVRADYAGNFSKAEMTMYPEKGQPMFMLTLPDNFRHFAGLYVEDIFEFSKQQSIQLNARVEYMRAALVSDFARKQASIFSADTVVNRVTPTVSASYHALFKKYFISKLLLSYGERSPNAGELFGFYLYNRFDGFDYIGNTKLKNERTLQTEWNIGAVHKYFSISGAVFYNHIYNYIMGAKQSGFSAMTEGARGVKQFENMGQAFITGVEGKLQLNDIKGFRSMHTAKYSYAQLTSGEPLPQIAPLKCYHVVRYSIKGCHIQAEAEWALAQKRVNSLSGESATPAYGLLHLRTGYQLLLQSHLLQLNFAVENVLDTNYREHLDWGNIPRQGRNFIVTLSYAFNQ from the coding sequence TTGACTTTGCAGGCAGCACCTTCTAAGTGTGCTGCCGGGCAAAGCAATACACTCGAAGACTCTTCTGCAGTGCTTAAAACATTAGAGTTAAGCGAAGTGGTTGTGTGCGATCAATCGCATAGCAATGAAAACACGCAATCTGCCAATTTCTATAAAGCAAACAAACTTGCCACTACCGAAGATGTTTTGGCACGAATGATGGGCGTTTCGCTTATTAAGCGCGGAGCTTATGGTTTGGAGCCGGTGCTGAGGGCATATTCTGCAGGGCAAATAAATGTAACTATAAACGGTATGCGCATTTATGGAGCCTGTACCGACAAAATGGATCCGGCAACTATATATATAGAACCCAATAATTTGCAAACCATACACGCCACACATGGCGCATCGGGTAGTAAAACCGGAGCTTCAATTGGAGGAGCACTTGATATGGAAATGAAACAGGCTGCGTTTTCGCATTGTCGCAAAATTTACACCAACGCAACTTCTTCTTATAGCAGCATAAACAATGCTTTTAATGTAGCAGCTGCCGTTAATTTAAGTTTTGAGAAAGTAGCACTACGCGTTAATGGCACTTACCGAAAAGCCTTTAACTACCGAGCCGGTGGCGGAAGTTTGGTAAAGCATTCGGCTTATGAAAAGGTGAACTTTGGTACTTCGGTGGCATTTCGCTTACCTAAGCAACATAAAATTATATTGGATTATGTGGGCGATATTGGTTGGAATATAGGTTATCCGTCTCTTACAATGGATGCCGGCAAGGCAATTGCCAACATCGCCTCTGTGTCGCATGTATGGGTTTCGAGTAATTTAGTGGTAAGGAATATAGAATCTAAGGTATATTTCAATCATATATACCATGCAATGGACGATACGCAGCGCGAAGACACACTCATGCACATGGATATGCCGGGTTGGAGCTACACTGCAGGTTGGTTCTCTGAAGCAAACTTACAAACCAGTAGCCGTAATAAAATTAAGGTACGTGCAGATTATGCAGGAAATTTTTCGAAGGCAGAAATGACCATGTATCCCGAAAAAGGGCAACCTATGTTTATGCTTACGCTGCCCGATAATTTCCGCCATTTTGCCGGACTTTATGTTGAAGATATCTTTGAATTTTCTAAGCAGCAAAGCATACAATTGAATGCTAGAGTAGAATACATGCGTGCAGCGCTTGTGTCGGATTTTGCTCGCAAGCAAGCAAGTATTTTTTCGGCCGATACTGTTGTAAATAGAGTTACGCCCACGGTGAGTGCCAGCTATCATGCCTTGTTCAAAAAGTATTTCATCTCTAAGCTGTTGCTTTCCTATGGCGAGCGTTCACCTAATGCCGGAGAGTTATTTGGTTTTTATCTTTACAATCGTTTCGATGGGTTCGATTACATTGGCAATACCAAGCTAAAAAACGAACGCACCTTACAGACAGAGTGGAATATTGGGGCTGTACATAAGTATTTTAGCATTAGTGGAGCTGTGTTTTACAATCATATCTACAATTACATTATGGGAGCAAAGCAATCTGGTTTTAGTGCTATGACCGAGGGCGCTAGAGGTGTAAAGCAATTCGAAAATATGGGGCAGGCATTCATTACAGGAGTAGAAGGCAAACTACAGCTCAACGATATTAAAGGATTTAGAAGCATGCACACAGCAAAATACAGTTATGCTCAATTAACTAGCGGTGAGCCATTGCCGCAAATTGCTCCATTAAAATGCTATCACGTAGTGCGTTATTCAATAAAAGGCTGCCATATTCAAGCAGAAGCAGAATGGGCGCTTGCACAAAAAAGAGTAAATAGTTTATCGGGCGAAAGTGCCACACCTGCCTATGGTTTACTGCATTTGCGCACCGGATACCAATTACTATTGCAAAGCCATTTACTACAGTTGAATTTTGCAGTAGAGAATGTATTGGATACCAATTATCGTGAACATTTAGATTGGGGCAATATCCCGCGCCAGGGTCGTAATTTTATTGTTACACTCAGTTATGCCTTCAATCAATAA
- a CDS encoding FixH family protein, whose product MKNYFMAATAVVLSAIILSSCKKENNPNKQYPIPTNLKMMASGYAAGAATRVEVYAADSFFTGYNALFIALYDSATNERQVDADIELLPMMTMMGGMEHSSPFENATNSKPTDGLFECAVVYSMPSSTGNTWKLNVVVKNNKTGLQGTASLDVDVAQPALSRLKSITTLNDGTKLFVSVVKPFVPIVGVNDFEIAIHKKVSMTSFPAADNYTVTVDPQMLSMGHGSPLNENPVIDKNGHYKGKLNFTMSGDWRIFLTLSNNGTVADSTLYFDVIIP is encoded by the coding sequence ATGAAAAATTATTTTATGGCGGCAACAGCCGTTGTACTTTCAGCTATTATATTATCATCTTGTAAAAAAGAAAACAATCCCAACAAACAATATCCCATTCCTACGAACCTTAAAATGATGGCATCCGGCTATGCTGCGGGCGCTGCAACACGAGTTGAAGTGTATGCTGCTGATAGTTTTTTTACAGGCTACAATGCTTTGTTTATTGCACTGTACGATTCTGCTACTAACGAAAGACAAGTAGATGCTGATATTGAACTTTTGCCTATGATGACAATGATGGGTGGAATGGAACATTCTTCTCCTTTTGAAAATGCTACCAATTCTAAACCAACCGATGGTTTGTTTGAATGTGCTGTGGTATATTCTATGCCCAGCAGTACCGGAAATACATGGAAACTCAATGTTGTTGTAAAGAACAATAAAACAGGGTTGCAAGGAACCGCCAGCTTAGATGTAGATGTAGCACAGCCTGCTTTGAGCAGGCTAAAATCAATTACTACGCTAAACGATGGAACCAAATTGTTTGTATCCGTTGTAAAGCCATTTGTACCAATAGTGGGCGTAAACGATTTTGAAATTGCCATTCACAAAAAAGTGAGTATGACTAGTTTTCCGGCAGCCGACAATTACACCGTAACCGTAGATCCACAAATGCTTTCGATGGGGCATGGCTCTCCGCTAAACGAAAATCCGGTAATAGATAAAAACGGCCATTACAAAGGGAAATTGAATTTTACCATGAGTGGCGATTGGCGCATATTTCTTACGCTTAGTAATAATGGAACTGTTGCCGACTCTACTCTTTACTTTGATGTGATAATACCATAA
- the yidD gene encoding membrane protein insertion efficiency factor YidD gives MVKKIIIGIVVLPIRFYQVFLSPILPPSCRYTPTCSQYSIEAIRKHGVFKGTWLAAKRIASCHPWGGHGHDPVP, from the coding sequence ATGGTTAAAAAAATAATTATTGGTATTGTTGTTTTGCCCATAAGGTTTTACCAAGTATTTCTATCGCCTATATTGCCTCCATCGTGCCGCTATACGCCCACTTGTTCGCAATATAGTATTGAGGCAATTCGCAAACATGGTGTGTTTAAAGGAACATGGCTAGCTGCTAAGCGCATTGCAAGTTGCCATCCGTGGGGAGGGCACGGACACGATCCTGTTCCATAA
- a CDS encoding transketolase family protein, whose product MLNQFTPTGSQDTRSGFGDAMHYLGKTNPNVVALCADLTGSLKLDAFLKDFPERFIQCGIAEANMMGIAAGLTIGGKIPFATTFANFATGRVYDQIRQSIAYSGKNVKIAASHAGLTLGEDGATHQILEDIGLMQMLPGMTVINPCDYNQTYAATVAAAAHQGPVYLRFGRPKWPIFIPKDLPFEIGKALVMNTGSDVTIFATGHLVWKSIEAAKQLTEQGVSVELINIHTIKPLDETAILTSVAKTKCAVVAEEHNVIGGLGSSIATLLAKKHPVPIEFVAVNDSFGESGTPDQLLQKYGLDTSNVIEAAQKVIQRK is encoded by the coding sequence ATGCTTAATCAATTTACACCTACCGGCTCACAAGATACCCGCTCCGGATTTGGAGATGCCATGCATTATCTTGGAAAAACCAATCCAAACGTTGTAGCACTTTGTGCAGACCTTACAGGTTCATTAAAGTTAGATGCTTTTTTAAAGGATTTTCCTGAGCGCTTTATTCAATGTGGAATTGCCGAAGCAAACATGATGGGTATCGCTGCCGGATTAACCATTGGCGGCAAAATTCCCTTTGCCACTACCTTTGCAAATTTTGCCACCGGAAGAGTTTACGATCAAATCCGCCAATCAATTGCATACAGTGGTAAAAATGTAAAAATAGCCGCATCGCATGCCGGATTAACCTTGGGCGAAGATGGTGCTACCCACCAAATTTTAGAAGATATTGGTTTGATGCAAATGTTGCCCGGCATGACCGTTATTAATCCTTGCGATTACAACCAAACCTATGCTGCCACAGTTGCCGCAGCCGCTCACCAAGGCCCGGTTTATCTACGCTTTGGGCGCCCCAAATGGCCTATATTTATTCCTAAAGATTTACCTTTTGAAATTGGTAAAGCACTGGTAATGAATACCGGAAGCGATGTTACCATTTTTGCAACAGGGCATTTGGTTTGGAAGAGTATTGAAGCTGCCAAGCAATTGACAGAACAAGGTGTTTCAGTAGAACTTATCAATATTCACACCATTAAGCCATTAGACGAAACTGCCATACTCACATCGGTAGCAAAAACCAAATGTGCAGTAGTTGCAGAAGAGCATAATGTAATTGGCGGATTAGGAAGCAGCATTGCTACCTTACTGGCAAAAAAACATCCGGTGCCCATTGAATTTGTAGCCGTAAACGACAGTTTTGGAGAAAGCGGAACTCCAGATCAGTTATTACAAAAGTATGGCTTAGATACCTCTAACGTAATTGAAGCCGCACAAAAAGTAATTCAGAGAAAATAA
- a CDS encoding sigma-70 family RNA polymerase sigma factor: protein MSDSELLDLFHAGQREKAFTLLMEKYQERVYWHIRRMVLNHDDADDVLQNTFVKVWRALENFRADSQFYTWLYRIATNEALNHLNVKKKKAAIPFEGNSGNNDDEDNNFGPANYLKSDPYFNGDAIELKLQKAIDTLPEKQKQVFLLRYYDEMPYEEMSEVLGTSVGALKASYHHAAQKVEAFLLKED, encoded by the coding sequence ATGAGCGATAGCGAACTGTTAGATTTGTTTCATGCCGGGCAACGCGAAAAAGCATTTACACTGCTTATGGAAAAATACCAAGAGCGCGTGTATTGGCATATTCGCAGAATGGTATTAAACCACGATGATGCCGATGATGTACTACAAAATACCTTTGTAAAGGTATGGCGTGCACTCGAAAACTTTCGTGCTGATTCTCAATTTTATACCTGGCTCTATCGCATTGCTACCAACGAAGCCCTCAACCACTTAAATGTAAAAAAGAAAAAAGCAGCCATTCCATTTGAAGGCAACTCCGGCAACAACGATGATGAAGACAATAATTTCGGCCCTGCCAACTACCTTAAAAGCGACCCTTATTTTAATGGCGATGCCATTGAACTTAAACTCCAAAAAGCAATAGACACCTTGCCTGAAAAACAAAAACAAGTATTCTTATTGCGCTACTACGATGAAATGCCCTACGAAGAAATGAGCGAAGTGCTCGGCACCAGCGTTGGAGCACTAAAAGCATCGTATCACCACGCTGCACAAAAAGTAGAAGCATTTTTATTAAAAGAAGATTAA